A single window of Nicotiana sylvestris chromosome 5, ASM39365v2, whole genome shotgun sequence DNA harbors:
- the LOC138868546 gene encoding uncharacterized protein produces MANQIIIGALFQEGTSQVWRVIKRGNCPLSVAAQPPAGPEDIDEYTDEQMAVVPVNAKMKEGESIEEMFTRFSKIISNLKAFGKPYSTGDQVRKILRSLPTTWQTKLITRESEDLNKLSYDELRGELIAFEKTHLKKISQEEKKKIVTFKATTERADNDIDDDPEAIQEEISMISRNMDGLMKRYRNTRRGRIPPRRTRQYSEQDKNDGKCYECGIFGHVQAECPDLKRKVFRGFNKNKSFGNWSDEDNSEHEEIENLCFMTILENDMNKLSGCWIDGYASNDECKDDNENCFMARGETSEVRSYNCERCNELQDILDLTLKESQKMMNELKKLNREKKDWEFKLEVCEIEKEVLQDEFHELQMQLNGMRKFTSHSSIKSNQATYKSTGEDQSE; encoded by the exons atggcaaATCAAATTATTATCGGAGCACTCTTCCAAGAAGGAACATCACAA GTCTGGCGAGTTATCAAAAGGGGGAACTGCCCTCTGTCGGTTGCTGCTCAACCACCTGCTGGTCCTGAAGATATAGATGAATACACAGATGAGCAAATGGCAGTTGTGCCAGTTAATGCTAAA ATGAAAGAAGGAGAATCCATTGAAGAGATGTTTACCAGATTCAGCAAAATCATTAGCAATCTAAAAGCTTTTGGTAAACCATACTCAACTGGCGATCAAGTTAGAAAAATTCTGAGAAGTCTACCTACTACTTGGCAGACAAAACTGATTACACGTGAATCGGAAGATTTGAACAAATTATCGTACGACGAACTTCGAGGAGAACTTATAGCATTCGAGAAAACTCATCTTAAGAAAATAAGccaggaagaaaagaagaaaatagttACTTTCAAAGCTACAACTGAAAGAGCAGACAATGATATTGATGACGACCCTGAAGCTATTCAAGAAGAAatttccatgatatcaaggaacaTGGATGGTTTAATGAAGAGATACAGGAATACAAGAAGAGGCAGGATACCACCTAGGCGAACTAGGCAATATAGCGAACAAGACAAAAATGATGGTaaatgctatgagtgtggaaTATTTGGGCATGTTCAAGCTGAATGCCCTGATCTTAAAAGAAAGGTTTTTAGAGGTTTTAACAAAAACAAATCATTTGGAAATTGGAGTGATGAAGACAATTCAGAACACGAAGAGATAGAAAATCTATGCTTCATGACAATTTTGGAAAATGACATGAACAAACTCTCGGGGTGTTGGATAGATGGGTACGCTTCAAATGACGAGTGCAAAGATGACAATGAGAACTGCTTCATGGCACGAGGTGAAACAAGCGAGGTAAGATCTTATAATTGTGAAAGATGTAATGAATTGCAGGATATTCTTGACCTTACTTTGAAAGAGTCTCAAAAAATGATGAACGAACTAAAGAAACTCAACAGAGAAAAGAAAGACTGGGAATTCAAGCTTGAAGTATGCgaaattgaaaaagaagtacTTCAAGATGAGTTTCATGAATTGCAAATGCAACTCAATGGCATGCGTAAATTCACTAGTCATAGTTCTATCAAGTCGAACCAGGCGACTTACAAGTCAACTGGAGAAGACCAGTCAGAATAG